The following coding sequences lie in one Musa acuminata AAA Group cultivar baxijiao chromosome BXJ1-8, Cavendish_Baxijiao_AAA, whole genome shotgun sequence genomic window:
- the LOC103993739 gene encoding cytochrome P450 CYP94D108 produces the protein MDILCPQSLILFFLLFSLSALYLFFFYFRNNCRSAGGGGCAYPPHLSPYPLIGHLPHFLRNRHRMPDWIAESLAATPTNTFVLIRPGGIRGVLTANPANVEHILRAHFDNYPKGPRSISLLHDFLGDGIFNSDGDAWRVQRKTASFEFNTKSLRSFVVRCVQREILSRLLPLLERCSLKDAAFDLQDVLERFAFDNICNVAFNQDPACLAEDDDNGARNSFFSGFAPAFSDAAVISAGRFRYAVPRLWVIKKLLGVGSERRLKESIAKVHDFAMQIIRLKKKENIASSSSPQAEDLLSRFIANEDHSEEFLRDIVISFMLAGKDTTSSALTWFFWLLSSQPEVEAKILDEIRSVRARRPDTTRTVFDFEELKEMHYLHAAITESMRLYPPVPFNSVHCLSDDVLPDGTAVKKGWFMTYTSYAMGRIETVWGPDCREYKPERWLEEETRTFRAESPFKYPVFHGGPRTCLGKEMAYIQMKSVAACMVERFAVEVVDKEACPEKMRSLTLRMKRGLPVRLRSRE, from the coding sequence ATGGACATCCTCTGTCCACAGTCCCTCatccttttcttcctcctcttctccctctctgccctctacctcttcttcttctactttagGAACAACTGTCGTTCGGCCGGCGGCGGCGGGTGTGCATATCCCCCCCATCTCAGCCCATACCCGTTGATCGGCCACCTCCCACACTTCTTGAGGAACCGCCACCGCATGCCCGACTGGATCGCCGAGTCCCTCGCCGCCACCCCGACCAACACCTTCGTCCTGATCCGCCCCGGTGGCATCCGCGGCGTCTTGACCGCCAATCCCGCCAACGTTGAGCACATCCTCCGCGCCCACTTCGACAACTACCCCAAAGGCCCCCGTTCCATCTCCCTCCTCCACGACTTCCTCGGCGACGGCATCTTCAACTCTGACGGCGACGCCTGGCGCGTCCAGCGCAAGACCGCCAGCTTCGAATTCAACACAAAGTCCCTCCGCTCCTTCGTCGTGCGCTGCGTCCAGCGGGAGATCCTCTCCAGGCTCCTCCCTTTGCTGGAGAGATGCTCGCTCAAGGATGCTGCCTTCGATCTGCAGGACGTTCTGGAGCGCTTCGCGTTCGATAACATCTGCAACGTAGCATTCAACCAAGACCCCGCCTGCCTCGCGGAGGATGACGACAACGGTGCCCGCAACAGCTTCTTCTCTGGCTTCGCACCCGCCTTCAGTGACGCCGCCGTGATCAGCGCCGGCCGGTTTCGCTACGCCGTACCGAGACTCTGGGTCATAAAGAAGCTGCTGGGTGTGGGTTCAGAGCGGCGGCTTAAGGAGTCGATCGCCAAGGTCCACGACTTCGCCATGCAGATCATAAGGttgaagaagaaggagaacataGCCTCTTCTTCGTCGCCCCAAGCCGAGGACCTTTTGTCCCGGTTCATCGCCAACGAGGATCACTCCGAAGAGTTCCTTCGCGACATCGTCATCAGCTTCATGCTCGCCGGGAAAGACACCACCTCTTCGGCGCTGACCTGGTTCTTCTGGCTGCTGTCCTCGCAGCCAGAGGTGGAGGCCAAGATACTGGACGAGATCAGATCGGTCCGAGCGCGGCGTCCCGACACGACCCGCACGGTGTTCGACttcgaggagctcaaggagatgcACTACCTCCACGCGGCCATAACGGAGTCGATGCGGCTGTACCCGCCGGTGCCGTTCAACTCGGTCCATTGCCTTTCCGACGACGTCCTGCCGGACGGGACGGCGGTGAAGAAGGGGTGGTTCATGACGTACACCTCGTACGCGATGGGGAGAATAGAAACGGTATGGGGGCCGGACTGCAGGGAATACAAGCCGGAACGGTGGCTGGAGGAGGAGACGAGGACGTTCCGGGCGGAGAGCCCGTTCAAGTACCCGGTGTTCCACGGGGGGCCGAGGACGTGTCTGGGGAAGGAAATGGCGTACATCCAGATGAAGTCGGTGGCGGCGTGCATGGTGGAGAGGTTCGCGGTGGAGGTGGTGGACAAGGAAGCATGCCCGGAGAAGATGAGGTCCTTGACGCTGAGAATGAAGCGTGGGCTGCCGGTGCGGCTGCGCTCGCGTGAGTGA
- the LOC103993738 gene encoding carboxylesterase 15: MVAEGTTGKRVVDEVSGWLRVFDDGSVDRTWTGPPEALFLMEPVPAFDTPRDGVTLHALPGDPSLRLYLPSPPPPEGRREPLPVFLHFQGGGFCISRSSWFMYYQFYARLAASVPAAVVSVELPLAPEHRLPAAIDAGFAALLRLRDLARDPESELLRSVDFSRVFLIGDSSGGNLVHLVGAQAWEEEEAFWSPLKVAGGILLQPGFVRSTRSRSELELRSDSVFFTLDMLDKLLALGLPEGATKDHPYTCPMGEAAPPLETVRLPPFLVGVADRDLIRDTNLEYCEAMKKAGKEVAVVISEGVSHSFYLNKFAVDNDPTTAKRTEELIAAINDFVRRH, from the coding sequence ATGGTTGCGGAGGGGACGACAGGCAAAAGGGTGGTGGACGAGGTCTCCGGCTGGCTCCGGGTTTTCGACGATGGATCGGTGGACCGGACGTGGACCGGACCGCCCGAGGCCCTCTTCCTCATGGAACCGGTCCCGGCCTTTGACACCCCTCGCGACGGCGTCACCCTTCATGCCCTCCCTGGTGACCCCTCCCTCCGCCTCTACCTCCCTTCGCCGCCGCCCCCTGAAGGGCGCCGTGAGCCGCTTCCTGTTTTCCTCCACTTCCAGGGGGGCGGATTCTGCATCAGCCGCTCCTCCTGGTTTATGTACTATCAATTCTACGCCCGCCTCGCTGCCTCCGTCCCAGCGGCCGTGGTCTCCGTCGAGCTTCCCCTCGCCCCCGAGCACCGCCTCCCCGCCGCCATCGACGCCGGCTTCGCCGCCCTCCTCCGCCTCCGAGATCTGGCCCGCGACCCGGAATCCGAGCTGCTCCGCTCGGTGGACTTCTCCCGCGTGTTCCTTATAGGCGACAGCTCTGGGGGGAACCTGGTGCACCTGGTGGGTGCGCAGgcgtgggaggaggaggaggcgttcTGGTCGCCCCTCAAGGTGGCGGGCGGGATCCTGCTCCAACCGGGGTTCGTGCGCTCGACCCGGAGCCGGTCCGAGCTGGAGCTCCGGTCCGACTCGGTGTTCTTCACGCTGGACATGCTCGACAAGTTACTCGCTCTGGGGCTGCCAGAGGGGGCCACCAAGGACCACCCCTACACGTGCCCGATGGGGGAGGCGGCGCCGCCACTGGAGACGGTGAGACTGCCGCCGTTCCTGGTGGGCGTGGCGGACCGCGACCTGATAAGGGACACCAACCTGGAGTACTGCGAGGCGATGAAGAAGGCGGGGAAGGAAGTGGCCGTAGTGATAAGCGAGGGAGTGAGCCACTCCTTCTACCTCAACAAGTTCGCCGTCGACAACGACCCAACCACCGCCAAGAGGACGGAGGAGCTCATCGCCGCCATCAACGACTTCGTCCGACGCCATTGA
- the LOC135587123 gene encoding gibberellin receptor GID1C-like produces MAGSNEINANESKMVVPLNTWVLISNFKLAYNMLRRPDGTFDRHLAEFLDRKVPANVAPVNGVVSFDVLIDRPTSLLARIYRPATASAAVALLPDLCRPPSPDPFPVIIFFHGGSFAHSSSNSAIYDSLCRRFVSLCGAVVVSVNYRRAPEHKYPCAYDDGWAALRWASGEPWLRSGKDAKLRVFLAGDSSGGNIAHHVAVRAAKSGVEVSGNVLLNPMFGGNRRTESEKRLDRKYFVTIEDRDWYWKAYLPEGANRDHPASNPLGPNGAKLEGLPFTRSLVVVAGLDLVQDWQLAYAQGLKKAGHSVKLVYREQATIGFYLLPNTDHFYQVMDEIHDFVGSNL; encoded by the exons ATGGCTGGAAGCAACGAGATTAACGCCAACGAGTCAAAG ATGGTGGTTCCGCTCAACACATGGGTCCTCATCTCCAACTTCAAGCTGGCCTACAACATGCTGCGCCGCCCGGACGGCACGTTCGACCGCCACCTCGCCGAGTTCCTCGACCGCAAGGTTCCCGCCAATGTCGCTCCCGTCAATGGCGTCGTCTCGTTCGACGTCCTCATCGACCGCCCCACCAGCCTTCTCGCCCGAATCTACCGCCCTGCCACCGCCTCCGCTGCCGTCGCGCTCCTCCCCGACCTGTGCCGGCCGCCCTCGCCCGACCCCTTCcccgtcatcatcttcttccacGGCGGCAGCTTCGCCCACTCCTCATCCAACAGCGCCATCTACGACTCACTTTGCCGCCGGTTCGTATCCCTCTGCGGCGCCGTCGTTGTGTCCGTCAATTACCGCCGAGCACCCGAGCACAAGTACCCCTGCGCCTACGACGACGGATGGGCTGCGCTCCGGTGGGCGTCGGGCGAGCCATGGCTTCGCAGCGGAAAGGACGCCAAGCTCCGGGTGTTCCTCGCGGGGGACAGCTCGGGGGGGAACATCGCGCACCACGTGGCCGTCAGGGCAGCGAAGTCCGGAGTCGAAGTCTCCGGCAACGTGCTCCTCAACCCGATGTTCGGCGGCAACCGCCGGACGGAGTCGGAGAAGAGGTTGGACAGGAAGTACTTCGTGACCATCGAGGACAGGGACTGGTATTGGAAGGCGTACCTGCCCGAGGGAGCGAACAGGGATCACCCGGCCAGCAACCCCTTGGGTCCCAACGGCGCGAAGCTTGAAGGGCTGCCCTTCACGAGAAGCCTCGTGGTGGTGGCAGGACTGGATCTGGTTCAGGACTGGCAACTGGCGTACGCGCAGGGGTTGAAGAAGGCCGGCCACTCCGTGAAGCTCGTCTACCGTGAACAGGCCACGATCGGGTTCTACTTGTTGCCCAACACCGACCATTTCTACCAAGTCATGGATGAGATACACGACTTCGTCGGCTCTAACTTGTAG